Proteins from a genomic interval of Kitasatospora kifunensis:
- a CDS encoding ABC transporter ATP-binding protein, with product MTTAIRPPYAARATIVEADGVTKTFSTPDGRALPVLDDIALRLTEGEIVALLGKSGSGKSTLLRCLAGLIAPSSGTVSYRGTPLTAANPGVAMVFQSFALLPWLTVQQNVELSLQARGVSAEERRERALKAIDLIGLDGFEGAYPKELSGGMRQRVGFARALVVEPDALFMDEPFSALDVLTAENLRSELVGLWEGHEAPVKSILIVTHNIEEAVLLADRILVLSSNPGRIRAELPVDLARPRDRRTPQFEALVDTVYGILTGREEREAPAAPEAVAVPTNATPITTPLPVASVGGLAGLLEILLSFGGEEGLAEIADELNFEVDDLLPLVDAAVLLGFAGTARARIAITDAGREFTAADILTSKQLFARNAARRAPLVRAVVQALAATDGHKLREDLFLDLLRRGYDAEDARRQLDIAIDWGRYGELYDYDADDGEFTLEPGAEAAL from the coding sequence ATGACCACGGCCATCCGCCCCCCGTATGCCGCCCGCGCCACGATCGTCGAGGCCGATGGCGTCACCAAGACCTTCAGCACCCCTGACGGCCGCGCGCTGCCGGTACTGGACGACATCGCCCTGCGGCTGACCGAGGGGGAGATCGTCGCGCTGCTCGGCAAGTCGGGCTCGGGCAAGTCGACCCTGCTGCGCTGCCTGGCCGGGCTGATCGCGCCCTCCTCGGGCACCGTCTCCTACCGCGGCACACCGCTGACCGCCGCCAACCCCGGGGTGGCGATGGTCTTCCAGTCCTTCGCCCTGCTGCCGTGGCTGACGGTCCAGCAGAACGTGGAGCTGAGCCTGCAGGCGCGCGGCGTGAGCGCCGAGGAGCGCCGCGAGCGGGCACTCAAGGCGATCGACCTGATCGGCCTGGACGGCTTCGAGGGCGCCTACCCCAAGGAGCTGTCCGGCGGCATGCGCCAGCGGGTCGGCTTCGCCCGCGCGCTGGTGGTGGAGCCGGACGCGCTCTTCATGGACGAGCCGTTCTCCGCACTCGACGTGCTCACCGCCGAGAACCTGCGCTCCGAACTGGTGGGCCTGTGGGAGGGCCACGAGGCACCGGTGAAATCGATCCTGATCGTCACCCACAACATCGAGGAGGCGGTGCTGCTGGCCGACCGGATCCTGGTGCTCTCCTCCAACCCCGGCCGGATCAGGGCCGAGCTGCCCGTCGACCTGGCGCGACCGCGTGACCGGCGCACCCCGCAGTTCGAGGCGCTGGTCGACACCGTCTACGGCATCCTCACCGGCCGCGAGGAGCGCGAGGCGCCGGCCGCGCCCGAGGCGGTGGCGGTGCCCACCAACGCCACCCCGATCACCACGCCGCTGCCGGTGGCCAGCGTCGGCGGGCTGGCCGGTCTGCTGGAAATCCTGCTCTCCTTCGGCGGCGAGGAGGGTCTGGCGGAGATCGCGGACGAGCTGAACTTCGAGGTCGACGACCTGCTGCCACTGGTCGACGCCGCCGTCCTGCTCGGCTTCGCCGGCACCGCCCGCGCCCGGATCGCGATCACCGACGCAGGGCGTGAGTTCACCGCCGCCGACATCCTCACCAGCAAGCAGCTCTTCGCCCGCAACGCGGCCCGCCGGGCCCCGCTGGTGCGCGCCGTCGTGCAGGCGCTGGCCGCCACCGACGGGCACAAACTGCGCGAGGACCTCTTCCTCGACCTGCTGCGCCGCGGCTACGACGCCGAGGACGCCCGGCGCCAACTGGACATCGCGATCGACTGGGGCCGGTACGGCGAGCTGTACGACTACGACGCCGACGACGGCGAGTTCACCCTGGAGCCCGGCGCGGAGGCGGCGCTCTAG
- a CDS encoding ABC transporter permease: MAGNGGFPSRGVWRRPALRWVDVLVAAALVALLYGLLELAPGLNAPFLPNQAPETVSTDPANLPYYAVRSLLRMFVALIASVLFTFVYAIAAARMRRTEKVLLPVLDILQSVPVLGFLSVTVTAFIALFPGSALGLECASIFAIFTAMAWNMTFAFYYSLTSQPRELDEAARVMRLTKWQRFWRLDVPSGMIPLVWNGMMSFGGAWFFLAASESISVLNHHYALPGMGSYAAAAIAHGNLRQVVIAIVVMVIMVIGINVLFWRPMTAWSERFRVEESEAAERPRSVVLDLLRRSSVPARLGRPLRPVGVALDHGTRLFGLAERPLARPVTRERTGDVFFAGAVAAVVVYGAWRAFDYVHTTVGLGEFGHALALGAATFARVVVLLIVATAVWVPIGVWIGMNPKVTRLAQPIVQVLASFPANFLFPFATVVFLAIGISLNLGSVLLMALGAQWYILFNVIAGASAIPSDLREAMTGFHVGGWLRWRSFILPAVFPYYVTGGITAAGGAWNASIVAEVVDYGSHHLKATGLGAYIADATGTGDFPKILVGVTVMSVYVVALNRVLWRRLYRLAETRYAL, encoded by the coding sequence GTGGCGGGTAACGGTGGGTTCCCGTCCCGGGGAGTGTGGCGGCGCCCCGCGCTGCGCTGGGTGGACGTGCTGGTCGCGGCCGCGCTGGTGGCGCTGCTGTACGGCCTGCTGGAGCTGGCGCCCGGGCTGAACGCGCCGTTCCTGCCCAACCAGGCGCCCGAAACGGTCTCCACCGATCCGGCCAACCTGCCGTACTACGCGGTGCGTTCGCTGCTGCGGATGTTCGTCGCGCTGATCGCCTCGGTGCTGTTCACCTTCGTCTACGCGATCGCGGCGGCCCGGATGCGGCGGACCGAGAAGGTGCTGCTGCCGGTGCTGGACATCCTGCAGTCGGTGCCGGTGCTGGGCTTCCTCTCGGTGACCGTGACGGCGTTCATCGCGCTCTTCCCCGGCTCCGCGCTGGGCCTGGAGTGCGCCTCGATCTTCGCCATCTTCACCGCGATGGCCTGGAACATGACCTTCGCCTTCTACTACTCGCTGACCAGCCAGCCCCGGGAGCTGGACGAGGCGGCCCGGGTGATGCGGCTGACCAAGTGGCAGCGGTTCTGGCGCCTGGACGTGCCCAGCGGGATGATCCCGCTGGTCTGGAACGGCATGATGAGCTTCGGCGGCGCCTGGTTCTTCCTGGCCGCCTCCGAGTCGATCAGCGTGCTCAACCACCACTACGCGCTGCCCGGCATGGGCTCCTACGCGGCCGCCGCGATCGCCCACGGCAACCTGCGGCAGGTCGTCATCGCGATCGTCGTCATGGTGATCATGGTGATCGGCATCAACGTGCTCTTCTGGCGGCCGATGACGGCCTGGTCCGAGCGGTTCCGGGTGGAGGAGTCGGAGGCGGCCGAGCGGCCGCGCAGCGTGGTGCTGGACCTGCTGCGCCGCTCCAGCGTGCCGGCCAGGCTCGGGCGGCCGCTGCGCCCGGTCGGGGTGGCGCTGGACCACGGCACGCGGCTCTTCGGACTGGCCGAGCGTCCGCTCGCCCGGCCGGTGACGCGCGAGCGGACCGGGGACGTCTTCTTCGCCGGCGCGGTCGCCGCGGTGGTGGTCTACGGCGCCTGGCGAGCCTTCGACTACGTGCACACCACGGTCGGGCTCGGCGAGTTCGGACACGCGCTGGCCCTGGGGGCGGCCACCTTCGCCCGGGTGGTGGTGCTGCTGATCGTGGCCACCGCCGTCTGGGTGCCGATCGGGGTGTGGATCGGGATGAACCCGAAGGTCACCCGGCTCGCCCAGCCGATCGTCCAGGTGCTGGCCAGCTTCCCGGCGAACTTCCTCTTCCCGTTCGCCACCGTCGTCTTCCTCGCCATCGGCATCTCGCTGAACCTCGGCTCGGTGCTGCTGATGGCGCTGGGCGCGCAGTGGTACATCCTCTTCAACGTCATCGCCGGGGCCTCGGCCATCCCGTCCGACCTGCGCGAGGCGATGACCGGCTTCCACGTGGGCGGCTGGCTGCGCTGGCGCTCCTTCATCCTGCCGGCCGTCTTCCCCTACTACGTGACCGGCGGGATCACGGCCGCCGGTGGCGCCTGGAACGCCTCCATCGTCGCGGAGGTCGTCGACTACGGCTCGCACCACCTGAAGGCCACCGGCCTCGGCGCCTACATCGCGGACGCCACCGGCACCGGGGACTTCCCGAAGATCCTGGTCGGGGTGACCGTGATGAGCGTGTACGTGGTCGCGCTCAACCGCGTGCTGTGGCGGCGCCTGTACCGCCTGGCCGAGACCCGCTACGCGCTGTGA
- a CDS encoding O-methyltransferase — protein sequence MEIVDPVAGDYLLTHCTPADELLQELVARTREATGGAAGMQIAHDEGAFLTMLVRLTGARRAVEVGVFTGYSSICIARGLPADGHLLACDVSEEWTDIAREYWERAGVAERIELKIGPALETLRALPEEPSIDLAFIDADKANYPAYYEELVQRLRPGGLLVLDNVFLGGRVLDPAYQEEHHLAMRRLNDLMARDERVESVMLPVRDGVTLARKR from the coding sequence CTGGAGATCGTCGATCCGGTCGCGGGCGACTACCTGCTGACGCACTGCACGCCGGCCGACGAGCTGCTCCAGGAGCTGGTCGCCCGGACCAGGGAGGCCACCGGCGGCGCCGCCGGCATGCAGATCGCCCACGACGAAGGCGCCTTCCTGACCATGCTGGTCCGCCTGACGGGCGCGCGCCGGGCCGTCGAGGTGGGCGTGTTCACCGGCTACTCCTCGATCTGCATCGCCCGCGGGCTGCCGGCCGACGGCCACCTGCTCGCCTGCGACGTCAGCGAGGAGTGGACCGACATCGCCCGGGAGTACTGGGAGCGGGCAGGCGTTGCCGAGCGGATCGAGCTGAAGATCGGACCGGCGCTCGAGACGCTGCGCGCGCTGCCCGAGGAGCCGTCCATCGACCTCGCCTTCATCGACGCCGACAAGGCCAACTACCCCGCGTACTACGAGGAGCTCGTCCAGCGCCTGCGCCCCGGCGGCCTGCTCGTGCTGGACAACGTCTTCCTCGGCGGGCGGGTGCTCGACCCGGCCTACCAGGAGGAGCACCACCTGGCGATGCGCCGACTGAACGACCTCATGGCCCGGGACGAGCGGGTCGAGTCCGTGATGCTGCCCGTGCGCGACGGCGTCACGCTCGCCCGCAAGCGCTGA